One Natronorubrum halophilum genomic window, AGTCAGTCGACCGCCCGACCTCGTACTCGTACGTACTGCTGTGGCCGTCACAGCAGGTGCCCGTCGAAACGAACAGATAGTGATACCCGTTCCGTTCGTAGTGAATCGTCCCCTCGTAGGCGTCGCCGGCGAGTTGCGTGGCCGTCGACATGTCGACGTCTTGGAGGTCTGACGTGAGCTCCGCGACGTAGATGCCCTGAAAACTCCCCCAGAAGAGGTAGGGCGTCCCCTGGTGTTCGACGAAGTAGGCATCGATGGTTCCGCCGCCCGTATCGCCGTCGCCGATAACCTGTCCATGGTCGGTAAACGGCCCGTCGGGTGTGTCAGACGTCGCGAGGCCGATGCCGAACTCGCCGCTCTCCCACGGGCGCGGCTCGAGCGAGTAGAACATGACCCACTCGCCGTCGAAGTAGTGAACGTTCGGTGCCCAGATCGACCCGTACGTCCAGCCGGGACGCGTGTCGAACGCTTCCCCCTCGAAGGTCCAGTTCACCAGATCCGTCGAGGAGAGGATCGTCACGAGCAACTCGTCACTGTCGTTCTCTCGGTCCATGTTCGTGCCGTACGCCCACCACGTGCCGTCGTCGGCACGGTGAATTTCCGGATCGGGGAAATGTGGCTCGTACAGTGAGTTAGTGTAGTGGTCTCCACCGTGATCGGCGACCGCTGACCCGCTCGATCCGAGGACACCCGTAGTTCCGACCGCTCCGACTCCGATCGCTTTCAGAACGGTACGTCTGTTCGTCTCGTTGCAGTCATGACTGTCTGCCAACGGATGAATG contains:
- a CDS encoding family 43 glycosylhydrolase codes for the protein MADSHDCNETNRRTVLKAIGVGAVGTTGVLGSSGSAVADHGGDHYTNSLYEPHFPDPEIHRADDGTWWAYGTNMDRENDSDELLVTILSSTDLVNWTFEGEAFDTRPGWTYGSIWAPNVHYFDGEWVMFYSLEPRPWESGEFGIGLATSDTPDGPFTDHGQVIGDGDTGGGTIDAYFVEHQGTPYLFWGSFQGIYVAELTSDLQDVDMSTATQLAGDAYEGTIHYERNGYHYLFVSTGTCCDGHSSTYEYEVGRSTDFFGPYVDQNGVDLLDYDDHNEGVPVLTGSAQFPGAAHGDITTYDDGSEWMIYHAYNADEPEFIDGVPRRVLMMDRIDWEDDWPVIGCDGTPSDVAAVPGSGTHCHDDGDNGGPITAGTYRLSNVNSGLYLEVGDADTSEGANVNQWSDTGHPCQEWNVIKNGDGTSRLENVNSGYVLSAADGSTSEGASLVQRSWSDDADQRWAVIDNGDGTYRLENNANGYVADVLDASSDDGADVIQWSWRDSDNQKWTFDPV